One Persicobacter psychrovividus DNA window includes the following coding sequences:
- a CDS encoding phytanoyl-CoA dioxygenase family protein produces the protein MNTNITAAQTEFYQENGFVVIDDFLTSDELDHWRQQVDEAVALRKGRALPDRNEVTEGADRTFVNKVFDQLINLWQDHEGVKKLMLDEQLGKMAAQLAQVDGIRIWHDQALFKQPWGNPSTLHTDNPYWSFHHPQAITIWIALDDATLQNGCLYFLPGSHKKTTYQEAGFSANMDEFFITFPELKNTPAVPANMKAGSCSFHNGLVVHGANANMTPFARRAMTCAYMPDGAIFNGKKNILSEAQHNALQVGQTLQDDQQNPLLWSKNLVSTPES, from the coding sequence ATGAACACAAACATCACCGCAGCACAAACCGAATTTTACCAAGAAAATGGGTTTGTCGTTATCGATGACTTTTTAACTTCTGATGAGCTTGACCATTGGCGCCAACAGGTAGATGAAGCTGTTGCTTTGCGAAAAGGACGGGCATTACCCGACAGAAATGAAGTTACAGAAGGTGCTGATCGAACTTTTGTAAATAAAGTATTTGACCAGCTGATCAACCTGTGGCAAGATCATGAGGGTGTCAAAAAATTGATGCTCGACGAACAACTTGGAAAAATGGCAGCGCAGCTCGCCCAAGTGGACGGCATTCGGATATGGCATGATCAGGCTTTGTTCAAACAACCCTGGGGCAACCCCAGCACCCTGCACACCGACAATCCCTATTGGTCGTTCCACCACCCGCAGGCCATTACTATCTGGATCGCCCTCGATGATGCGACCCTGCAAAATGGCTGTCTGTATTTCCTGCCAGGTTCCCACAAGAAAACGACCTACCAGGAAGCTGGATTCTCGGCCAATATGGATGAATTTTTCATCACCTTCCCCGAGCTGAAAAACACTCCTGCCGTTCCTGCCAATATGAAAGCCGGCAGTTGTTCCTTTCATAATGGCTTGGTGGTACATGGCGCCAACGCCAACATGACTCCTTTTGCACGCCGTGCCATGACCTGCGCCTATATGCCTGATGGAGCCATATTCAATGGCAAAAAAAATATACTCTCCGAAGCGCAGCACAATGCCCTGCAAGTTGGACAAACGCTCCAGGACGATCAGCAAAACCCTTTACTGTGGTCAAAAAATTTAGTTTCCACTCCTGAATCCTAA
- a CDS encoding L-rhamnose/proton symporter RhaT gives MSSFIGIFLHAVGGLCAGSFYAPIKKIETWSWESSWLVMGLFAWLIVPLAVAGVTVSGLTQSLSLAPDQAIAMTFLFGFIWGAGGPIFNLTMRYLGVSLGMTVSLGSGAAFGTLIPPLVDGSMPSLLQSTSGQLTLFGVMICLLGIGMAGYAGHLRDRSQRNTTGEGFKSMKGIVITFLSGPIGACFAYGLAAGQPIAAEAQALGTAPLWQNNAVLIVLLLGGLLSNALLCLYYNFRNKTSREYFKKIPTTRKNYLLASLGGSIWYLQFMFYGMGSSFLEERFHFASWTVHMSFIILFGNLWGLYFKEWAGVAKSTKRWLISGLLLLITATVIIAWGGQTH, from the coding sequence ATGAGTTCATTTATTGGAATATTCTTACACGCCGTCGGGGGATTATGTGCCGGAAGCTTTTACGCACCCATTAAAAAGATTGAAACCTGGTCATGGGAAAGCTCCTGGCTGGTCATGGGCCTATTCGCCTGGCTCATCGTTCCGTTGGCAGTAGCAGGCGTTACCGTCAGTGGACTTACCCAAAGCCTTTCCCTTGCGCCAGATCAGGCCATCGCCATGACTTTCCTTTTTGGATTTATCTGGGGGGCAGGTGGCCCGATTTTCAATTTGACCATGCGTTACCTCGGCGTTTCGCTGGGCATGACAGTTTCCCTCGGAAGTGGCGCGGCCTTTGGCACCCTTATTCCTCCACTGGTCGATGGAAGTATGCCAAGCCTGTTGCAAAGCACCTCCGGACAGCTAACTCTTTTTGGGGTAATGATCTGCCTATTGGGCATTGGCATGGCAGGCTATGCCGGACACCTGCGAGACCGAAGCCAGCGCAATACCACAGGAGAAGGCTTTAAATCCATGAAAGGCATTGTGATTACCTTTCTTTCTGGCCCGATTGGCGCTTGTTTCGCCTACGGACTCGCTGCCGGCCAGCCTATTGCCGCTGAAGCGCAGGCATTGGGCACTGCCCCACTGTGGCAAAACAATGCGGTATTGATTGTGCTCCTGCTTGGCGGCTTGCTAAGCAACGCCCTGCTGTGTCTGTATTACAATTTCAGAAATAAAACCAGCCGCGAATATTTCAAAAAAATCCCTACAACCCGAAAAAATTATCTCCTCGCTTCCCTGGGCGGATCAATATGGTATTTGCAGTTTATGTTTTACGGCATGGGCTCCTCCTTCCTTGAGGAACGCTTCCACTTCGCCAGCTGGACCGTCCATATGTCCTTTATTATCTTGTTTGGCAACCTGTGGGGACTATATTTTAAAGAATGGGCGGGCGTGGCGAAAAGCACCAAAAGGTGGCTGATTTCAGGCCTGCTTCTCCTCATTACGGCAACGGTCATTATTGCCTGGGGCGGGCAGACGCATTAA
- a CDS encoding DUF4293 domain-containing protein, translating to MIQRIQTVFLFLVSALLVAACFFPVWAFDAAGGEVHQLFLLGYNHISASGEIVKEAMPYAALGMLAFAAATISLISIFQFKNRMKQLKLGYINAFLMIGIMAGSLYLVKYNLVELAGGKGNYSVGFFLVVGAIVANMVAGKFIRKDEELVRSMDRMR from the coding sequence ATGATACAAAGAATTCAAACCGTTTTTTTGTTTTTGGTGTCTGCCCTTTTGGTAGCTGCCTGTTTTTTTCCGGTGTGGGCTTTTGATGCCGCAGGTGGAGAAGTTCATCAGTTGTTCCTTTTAGGATACAATCATATTTCAGCAAGTGGTGAAATAGTGAAAGAAGCCATGCCTTATGCGGCCTTGGGGATGCTTGCTTTTGCAGCAGCAACCATTTCTTTGATCTCTATTTTCCAGTTCAAGAATCGTATGAAGCAATTAAAGCTTGGCTATATCAACGCATTTTTGATGATTGGTATTATGGCCGGTAGTCTTTATCTGGTAAAATACAACCTGGTAGAATTGGCAGGAGGAAAAGGAAACTACTCTGTAGGCTTCTTTTTGGTCGTCGGTGCAATTGTTGCCAATATGGTGGCCGGTAAGTTCATCCGTAAAGATGAAGAGCTTGTTCGCTCAATGGACCGTATGAGATAA
- the truA gene encoding tRNA pseudouridine(38-40) synthase TruA: MRYFIEIAYKGTNYHGWQSQKNQTVPTIQGVLEKALSTILRTPIEILGSGRTDTGVHAKQTFAHFDVAEALDCEKYVYKFNALLPFDISIMRMFPVDDQTHARFDATTRSYEYHLHLSRDPFLQELSYFHKEPVNVERMNEAAKLLLGRKDFQCFSKVKTDVNNYFCEIFHAQWELRDKDHLIFHITANRFLRNMVRAIVGTLLEVGRERMTPQQVLEVIDSKNRSVAGRSVPSDGLYLSKVLYPFIKENA; this comes from the coding sequence TTGCGATACTTTATCGAGATCGCCTATAAAGGCACAAATTACCATGGCTGGCAGAGCCAAAAAAACCAGACAGTACCCACTATTCAGGGGGTTTTAGAAAAAGCGTTGAGCACAATACTGAGAACGCCCATTGAAATTCTGGGCAGTGGCCGAACAGATACCGGCGTGCACGCCAAACAAACATTCGCACATTTTGATGTCGCTGAAGCGCTGGATTGCGAAAAATATGTATATAAATTCAATGCCCTGTTACCCTTTGATATCAGCATTATGCGGATGTTCCCTGTCGATGATCAGACACATGCCCGCTTCGATGCCACCACACGAAGCTATGAATACCACCTCCACCTGAGTCGGGACCCCTTTCTTCAGGAACTGAGTTATTTTCATAAGGAGCCTGTGAATGTGGAACGAATGAATGAGGCCGCAAAACTCCTTTTGGGCAGGAAAGATTTTCAGTGCTTCTCCAAAGTAAAAACGGATGTCAATAATTATTTTTGTGAAATATTTCATGCACAATGGGAACTCAGGGATAAAGATCATCTGATATTTCACATTACCGCCAACCGATTCCTTAGAAATATGGTTCGTGCCATAGTGGGCACACTGCTTGAAGTGGGCCGCGAGCGCATGACTCCACAACAGGTGCTTGAGGTCATCGACAGCAAAAACCGAAGCGTTGCCGGGCGTTCCGTTCCTTCTGATGGTTTATATTTATCAAAAGTCCTTTACCCGTTTATAAAAGAAAATGCGTAA
- a CDS encoding ABC transporter ATP-binding protein, with amino-acid sequence MKEEKISGKVFDSVVLRRLFKFVKPYWKRFILLLVLTVGVAILGPIRPYLIHIAIDEHVANGNFPGLLNMTILLIGLLVLQGIVTYLHTYISGWLGQNTIKDIRDELYDHLLGLQLRFFDNTPIGRLVTRTVSDIETLAEVFSQGVAAIVGDVLQLFVITAIMFYTDWRLTLVSLSTLPILLFSTYIFKEKIKYAFNEVRNAVSSLNSFVQEHITGMAIVQIFNSEDREYEKFEEINKKHREANLKSVLYYSIYYPVAEIISAGSIGLLVWYGAQQLLSDNSITPGILIAFIMYIQMFFRPIRMIADRFNTLQMGVVSASRIFLLLDSEEQIPDQGNLKPAKINGDVKFDKVWFAYDDKNFVLKDISFDVKEGHTLALVGATGAGKSSIINLLNRFYDIQQGSITIDGHAVKDFDLPYLRKNIGVVLQDVFLFSDTIRENIRLGDNSITDEQIRKAAELVGALDFIEKLPGGFDYNVMERGSTLSVGQRQLISFVRAIVYQPRIIVLDEATSSVDSETEEMIQTAIERLMKGRTAIVIAHRLSTIQHAEKIIVLDKGRIVEQGDHQQLLDAKGFYARLHKMQFKSLKQA; translated from the coding sequence GTGAAAGAAGAAAAAATCAGTGGCAAAGTATTCGACTCCGTTGTTTTACGGCGATTATTCAAATTTGTCAAACCTTACTGGAAACGATTCATTCTATTGCTTGTCCTAACGGTCGGTGTGGCGATTTTAGGGCCAATACGCCCTTATTTAATCCACATCGCTATTGATGAGCACGTAGCTAATGGGAATTTCCCGGGCTTGCTGAACATGACCATCCTGCTGATCGGTCTGTTGGTTCTGCAAGGCATCGTTACCTATTTGCATACCTATATTTCGGGCTGGCTGGGGCAAAACACCATTAAAGATATCCGCGATGAACTCTATGACCACCTGCTGGGCTTGCAGTTGCGCTTTTTCGACAATACCCCCATCGGGCGGCTGGTAACCAGAACGGTGTCAGATATCGAAACCCTTGCCGAGGTATTCAGTCAGGGAGTAGCGGCCATCGTCGGCGACGTGCTACAACTGTTTGTCATTACTGCCATCATGTTTTATACCGATTGGCGACTGACACTGGTGAGTCTTTCAACCCTTCCCATTCTGCTGTTCTCCACTTACATCTTCAAAGAGAAAATTAAATATGCCTTCAATGAAGTCCGTAATGCGGTATCTTCCCTAAACTCTTTTGTGCAGGAACATATCACGGGCATGGCCATTGTACAGATTTTCAACAGCGAAGATCGGGAGTATGAAAAATTTGAGGAAATCAATAAAAAGCACCGTGAGGCCAATCTTAAGTCGGTGTTGTATTACTCCATTTATTACCCTGTCGCTGAAATTATTTCCGCAGGTTCCATCGGCCTGCTGGTTTGGTATGGCGCACAGCAGCTCCTTTCCGACAACAGCATTACGCCAGGGATACTCATCGCCTTCATCATGTATATTCAGATGTTTTTCCGTCCGATACGCATGATCGCCGACCGCTTCAACACGCTTCAGATGGGAGTCGTTTCCGCTTCACGAATCTTCCTGCTACTCGATAGCGAGGAACAAATTCCTGATCAGGGTAATTTAAAACCTGCAAAAATCAATGGGGATGTGAAGTTTGATAAAGTCTGGTTTGCTTACGATGATAAAAACTTTGTCCTCAAAGACATTTCTTTTGATGTCAAGGAAGGACACACCCTCGCTTTGGTAGGTGCTACGGGAGCGGGGAAATCATCCATTATTAATCTGTTGAACCGTTTTTACGACATTCAGCAAGGGAGCATTACCATTGATGGTCATGCGGTAAAAGATTTTGACCTCCCTTACCTCCGGAAAAATATTGGCGTTGTGCTGCAGGATGTTTTTCTGTTTTCAGATACCATCCGCGAAAATATCCGCCTCGGCGACAACAGCATCACTGATGAACAAATCCGAAAAGCCGCAGAATTGGTAGGCGCTTTGGACTTTATCGAAAAACTGCCCGGTGGCTTTGATTACAACGTAATGGAGCGAGGCTCAACCCTCTCGGTGGGGCAACGCCAACTGATCTCCTTTGTGCGCGCGATCGTCTATCAGCCCCGAATCATTGTGCTCGATGAGGCCACCTCTTCCGTAGATTCAGAGACGGAGGAAATGATTCAAACCGCTATTGAGCGACTCATGAAAGGCCGCACAGCAATCGTGATTGCCCATCGACTGTCAACCATTCAACATGCTGAAAAAATCATTGTCCTGGACAAGGGCAGGATTGTGGAACAGGGAGATCACCAGCAACTGCTCGACGCCAAAGGCTTTTATGCCCGATTGCACAAGATGCAGTTCAAAAGCCTCAAGCAAGCCTAA
- a CDS encoding carboxypeptidase-like regulatory domain-containing protein, which produces MSELFDGKKVILKASTLLLLLICSLPIFCFGQDAPQLPEKIIIRGIVMDDSTRAPIPFAQIVLQGKVRGTTTNESGAFAVKIHPSDTLIFSSMGYAYSSYCFKDSSQLDMPNLIFLKETAIRLKNVDVYGIDENHPLIKKELKPYYIPGLGQNADGTYPEPKDLTGFQKGMRAVGSPISALYDAFSKEGKQRRKMVEILRNENEEARQIAYYQRRLSPERISRLLNISKEEAVNFLKFYTPSMEFVLYADRNQLTLDIMEFYERYQLIKDL; this is translated from the coding sequence ATGAGTGAATTATTCGACGGTAAAAAAGTAATATTGAAAGCCTCAACCCTCTTATTACTGCTGATATGCAGTCTGCCCATTTTTTGTTTCGGACAAGATGCCCCACAGCTGCCGGAGAAAATCATTATCCGTGGTATTGTCATGGACGACTCCACCCGCGCACCAATCCCTTTCGCTCAAATTGTACTCCAGGGAAAAGTACGCGGAACCACCACCAATGAAAGCGGTGCCTTCGCCGTAAAAATACACCCCTCAGACACCCTCATTTTCAGCTCTATGGGCTACGCTTACAGTTCCTACTGCTTCAAAGATAGCAGCCAGCTCGACATGCCCAACCTGATTTTTCTTAAGGAAACAGCCATCAGACTGAAAAATGTGGATGTTTACGGCATTGATGAAAACCACCCGCTGATAAAAAAAGAACTGAAACCCTACTATATTCCCGGGCTTGGTCAGAATGCCGACGGCACCTACCCTGAGCCCAAAGACCTCACAGGATTCCAGAAAGGTATGCGGGCAGTTGGCAGCCCAATTTCTGCCCTTTACGATGCGTTCAGTAAAGAAGGAAAACAAAGACGGAAGATGGTGGAAATCCTGCGTAACGAGAACGAGGAAGCACGGCAAATTGCTTATTATCAACGGCGCCTGAGCCCCGAGAGAATCAGCAGGCTGCTGAACATCTCGAAAGAAGAGGCCGTCAATTTCCTGAAATTCTACACCCCTTCCATGGAGTTTGTCCTATATGCTGACCGCAACCAGCTGACCCTCGATATTATGGAGTTTTATGAACGCTACCAGCTGATTAAAGACCTATAA
- the proC gene encoding pyrroline-5-carboxylate reductase: protein MNQKIAIIGGGNLGSAIAYGLINESFIAPENLYITRRQTNKLADLAEKKVNVLADNLHACRQAQWIILAVKPHLINKVLREINEAITADSVVISVATGVDIQQIRNTVGEAPAVFRAMPNTAIAIQESMTCIATDTPSATLQQAVVDLFEQVGKAIIINEELMNAATVLGACGIAYALRFIRAASQGGIEIGFPAETAQLIAAQTVKGAASLLIENGQHPEREIDKVTTPMGCTIAGLNEMEHRGFSSALIKGVKTSYQKIDKIPTE, encoded by the coding sequence ATGAACCAAAAAATTGCCATCATCGGTGGGGGAAACCTCGGAAGTGCCATTGCCTACGGACTCATCAACGAGTCTTTCATTGCACCGGAAAACCTATACATTACCCGCCGCCAAACCAATAAGCTGGCAGACCTGGCCGAAAAAAAGGTCAATGTCCTTGCCGACAACCTTCATGCCTGCCGACAGGCACAATGGATCATCCTTGCGGTAAAGCCCCATTTGATCAACAAGGTGCTCAGAGAAATCAACGAAGCCATTACGGCTGATTCTGTCGTGATTTCCGTGGCGACAGGCGTAGATATTCAACAGATCAGAAACACCGTCGGCGAAGCACCTGCTGTATTCCGTGCCATGCCCAATACCGCCATCGCCATTCAGGAAAGTATGACCTGTATCGCAACAGATACCCCTTCGGCAACCCTTCAGCAAGCAGTTGTCGACCTGTTTGAGCAGGTGGGCAAGGCCATCATCATTAATGAAGAGCTTATGAATGCCGCGACCGTGCTTGGTGCTTGTGGTATTGCCTATGCCCTGCGCTTTATCCGTGCGGCCTCGCAAGGAGGGATCGAGATTGGCTTCCCAGCAGAAACTGCCCAGCTGATTGCCGCCCAGACGGTAAAAGGAGCAGCCTCCCTACTGATAGAAAACGGGCAGCATCCTGAAAGGGAAATCGACAAAGTAACCACCCCAATGGGCTGTACAATTGCGGGTCTTAATGAAATGGAGCACCGTGGCTTCAGCTCTGCTTTAATCAAAGGGGTAAAAACCTCCTACCAAAAAATTGATAAGATCCCGACGGAATAA
- a CDS encoding fructose-6-phosphate aldolase, with amino-acid sequence MYIIKVKGKAKIPDYIQLRDDNFVLVAYFRADRPLKKLEKYGLEGQEEALKAIIEALPFGKLHPLNL; translated from the coding sequence ATGTATATTATTAAAGTAAAGGGGAAAGCAAAAATCCCCGATTATATTCAGTTAAGGGACGACAACTTTGTGTTGGTCGCTTATTTTCGTGCTGACCGCCCACTGAAAAAGCTGGAAAAATATGGCCTCGAAGGGCAAGAAGAAGCCCTGAAGGCCATTATTGAAGCCTTGCCTTTTGGTAAATTACACCCTTTAAATCTGTAA
- a CDS encoding cell division ATP-binding protein FtsE, with the protein MAPFSTDPVVSVRNIEISIEGRQLLKNCSFDIQKGEFVYLVGRTGSGKSSLLRTLYADLTLDAGSASVADFNLVELKQKNVPMLRRKLGIVFQDFQLFKDRSVNENLEFVLKATGWTDRSKMKSRISEVLMLVGLAGQSKKMPHQLSGGEQQRVVIARALLNEPRILIADEPTGNLDPEVTEDIYQILDKINRQGTAILMATHDYSMINQHPQRVLKLENGEIIDSNEQEIKLVTIF; encoded by the coding sequence ATGGCCCCTTTTTCCACTGACCCCGTTGTTTCAGTCCGCAATATTGAAATCAGTATTGAAGGGCGACAATTGCTGAAAAATTGCTCCTTCGACATTCAGAAAGGTGAATTTGTTTACTTGGTAGGACGCACAGGCAGCGGAAAATCTTCCCTGCTGCGAACCCTATATGCCGACCTGACCCTGGATGCCGGCAGTGCCTCAGTAGCCGATTTCAACCTCGTCGAACTTAAGCAAAAAAATGTCCCGATGTTGCGCCGTAAGCTCGGCATTGTCTTTCAGGATTTTCAGCTTTTTAAAGACCGTTCGGTCAATGAAAACCTGGAGTTTGTCCTTAAAGCCACAGGCTGGACCGACCGCAGTAAAATGAAATCGCGCATTTCAGAGGTGCTGATGCTCGTTGGGCTTGCTGGACAGTCAAAAAAAATGCCCCATCAGCTTTCTGGGGGAGAACAGCAAAGGGTGGTGATTGCCCGTGCCTTGCTGAATGAACCAAGGATCCTGATTGCCGATGAACCCACGGGAAACCTTGACCCTGAAGTTACGGAGGACATCTATCAGATTCTCGACAAAATTAATCGACAAGGAACGGCCATCCTGATGGCGACGCACGATTATTCGATGATCAATCAGCATCCGCAGCGGGTCCTGAAACTTGAAAATGGTGAAATTATTGACTCCAATGAACAGGAGATTAAGCTGGTAACCATCTTTTAA
- a CDS encoding DUF2279 domain-containing protein: MSAQYWWVPLLLFFIWVLLQVSKRQPTTWTAGRGLLYFVIWYVLMIAGLGLAWYGPQGVSSFHFFNDLDEWYGMDKLGHFFTCFQMVRWAEVLLKKGGWDRQKRQSVAYLLGLLILLPVEVLDGFGRAYGFSVYDLLANAAGASFAYLQLRFWGKVKMFPRFSFFPSAWAEHRPQLLGQHLGEQVLKDYNGQVYWMSYPVRYFINRKSVPSWLMCSIGYQVEGMVYGRVHQNLEAGYKPYNSLLFSFDIDYAQLPLRRLQRVKLVLELFKLPMPTLEVRENGHWQLYWVYF; this comes from the coding sequence ATGTCAGCACAATACTGGTGGGTCCCCCTGCTGTTATTTTTTATTTGGGTACTGCTTCAGGTGAGTAAGCGTCAACCGACCACCTGGACCGCAGGGCGTGGCCTGTTGTACTTTGTGATTTGGTATGTACTCATGATCGCGGGGCTTGGCTTGGCGTGGTATGGCCCTCAGGGCGTGTCGAGCTTTCATTTTTTCAATGATCTGGACGAATGGTATGGCATGGATAAGCTTGGCCACTTTTTCACTTGTTTTCAGATGGTGCGCTGGGCTGAGGTCTTGCTGAAAAAGGGCGGATGGGATCGTCAGAAACGGCAGTCGGTGGCTTACCTGTTAGGTTTACTGATTTTATTGCCTGTGGAGGTTTTGGATGGATTTGGCAGAGCGTATGGATTTTCTGTTTATGATTTGCTGGCCAATGCTGCAGGTGCCTCCTTTGCCTATTTGCAGCTTCGCTTTTGGGGTAAAGTGAAAATGTTTCCCCGTTTCAGCTTCTTTCCTTCTGCCTGGGCGGAACACCGTCCGCAGTTGCTGGGGCAGCATTTGGGGGAGCAGGTACTGAAGGATTATAATGGGCAGGTTTATTGGATGAGTTACCCGGTACGGTATTTTATCAACCGTAAAAGTGTCCCTTCCTGGCTGATGTGCTCTATCGGGTATCAGGTGGAGGGGATGGTTTATGGCAGGGTACACCAAAACCTTGAGGCGGGCTACAAGCCTTACAACAGTTTGCTTTTTAGCTTTGATATTGATTATGCACAGCTGCCTTTGCGCAGGCTCCAGAGGGTGAAATTAGTTTTGGAACTATTCAAATTACCGATGCCCACCCTCGAAGTTCGCGAAAATGGGCATTGGCAATTGTACTGGGTTTATTTTTAA
- a CDS encoding deoxyribodipyrimidine photo-lyase, whose amino-acid sequence MAKVNIYWMRRDLRFKDNHALFEALEADEPVVPLFIFDRDILDELPEDDARVTFIYERLEDLRDKIDGQVFEFIYDEPLKAWEQVIEKYEVKKVFANHDYEPYADERDEQVRDLLEGHDIVFETFKDQVIFEKLEVAKDDGTAYRVFTPYKKVWLAKYKKEGEQHFLSENRLSHILEGQPKFKLPTLKKMGFSGFKYEDMPTKVVNKRTLQNYEDKRDFPAEEGTTRIGLHLRFGTVSIRDLVAKAMDESEVYLSELIWREFYAMILANFPHVVSEAFKAKYDNVPWRNDEEGFEKWCKGETGYPMVDAGMRQLNQTGYMHNRVRMVVASFLTKHLLIDWRWGEAYFAEKLLDYELASNNGGWQWAAGTGTDAQPYFRVFNPESQFNKFDPDEHYVKKWVPEYGTDDYVEPMVEHKSARQRAIDTYKEALDKADG is encoded by the coding sequence GTGGCGAAAGTAAATATATATTGGATGCGGCGTGATCTTCGTTTTAAGGATAATCACGCACTGTTTGAGGCCCTTGAAGCCGACGAACCTGTTGTTCCACTTTTTATCTTTGATCGGGATATTCTTGATGAACTGCCTGAAGATGATGCGCGGGTAACTTTCATTTATGAACGTCTTGAAGATTTACGCGATAAGATTGACGGGCAGGTGTTCGAGTTTATCTATGATGAACCCTTGAAGGCCTGGGAGCAGGTGATTGAAAAGTACGAGGTCAAGAAGGTATTTGCCAATCATGATTATGAGCCTTATGCTGATGAAAGGGATGAGCAGGTTCGTGATTTGCTTGAAGGACACGATATCGTTTTTGAAACTTTTAAGGATCAGGTGATTTTTGAAAAACTAGAGGTTGCCAAAGATGATGGTACCGCCTATCGGGTGTTTACGCCCTATAAAAAAGTGTGGCTTGCGAAATATAAAAAGGAAGGGGAGCAGCACTTCCTTTCTGAAAATCGGCTGAGCCATATTTTGGAAGGCCAACCGAAATTCAAACTGCCTACCTTGAAGAAAATGGGTTTTTCAGGCTTCAAATATGAGGACATGCCCACCAAGGTGGTGAACAAGCGGACGTTGCAAAATTATGAGGATAAGCGGGATTTCCCGGCCGAGGAAGGCACGACCCGCATTGGGTTACACCTAAGGTTTGGGACGGTCAGTATTCGTGATTTGGTGGCCAAGGCGATGGACGAAAGTGAAGTTTACCTGAGTGAGTTGATCTGGCGGGAATTTTATGCCATGATTCTGGCGAACTTTCCGCATGTGGTCAGTGAGGCCTTTAAGGCAAAATACGATAATGTCCCGTGGCGAAATGACGAAGAGGGTTTTGAGAAATGGTGCAAGGGCGAAACAGGTTACCCGATGGTGGATGCCGGAATGCGACAGCTCAACCAAACGGGGTATATGCACAATCGGGTGAGAATGGTGGTGGCGAGTTTCCTGACCAAGCACCTGCTGATTGACTGGCGATGGGGTGAGGCTTATTTTGCGGAAAAATTACTGGATTACGAATTGGCTTCCAATAATGGGGGCTGGCAATGGGCTGCAGGAACAGGCACCGATGCTCAGCCTTATTTTCGGGTGTTCAATCCAGAAAGTCAATTCAATAAATTTGACCCTGACGAGCATTATGTGAAAAAGTGGGTGCCGGAGTATGGTACCGATGATTATGTGGAACCTATGGTCGAGCATAAATCGGCTCGGCAGCGGGCTATTGATACCTATAAAGAAGCACTGGACAAAGCCGATGGTTGA
- the fsa gene encoding fructose-6-phosphate aldolase → MKFFIDTALLSEIEEAASLGILDGVTTNPSLMAKVGIQGQEAIYQHYKKICDLVDNNVSAEVISTDFEGMMKEADALAGIDEKIVVKIPMIPDGVKAIKKLSGMGARTNCTLVFSAGQALVAAKAGATYVSPFLGRLDDISMDSMEMLGQIVNIYQNYNFQTEILGASVRHPMHVITAAEMGVDVVTASLKTLKALFQHPLTDVGLEKFLADYQKSQK, encoded by the coding sequence ATGAAGTTTTTTATTGATACTGCATTACTTTCAGAAATAGAAGAGGCGGCAAGTCTCGGGATTCTTGATGGGGTAACCACCAACCCTTCACTGATGGCCAAGGTGGGAATTCAGGGGCAGGAAGCCATCTATCAGCATTATAAAAAAATATGCGATTTGGTCGATAATAATGTCAGTGCGGAAGTGATTTCCACCGATTTTGAGGGCATGATGAAAGAGGCCGATGCCCTTGCGGGCATAGATGAAAAGATTGTAGTGAAAATCCCAATGATACCCGATGGCGTGAAGGCAATAAAAAAGCTGTCAGGTATGGGGGCGCGAACCAATTGTACGCTGGTGTTTTCGGCAGGGCAGGCCTTGGTGGCCGCGAAGGCGGGGGCAACCTATGTGTCACCGTTTTTGGGCCGACTTGATGACATTTCCATGGACAGCATGGAGATGCTCGGGCAGATTGTCAATATTTATCAAAATTATAATTTTCAGACTGAAATTCTTGGCGCTTCGGTCCGCCACCCCATGCATGTGATTACAGCTGCGGAAATGGGCGTCGATGTGGTTACTGCTTCACTCAAAACTCTCAAAGCACTGTTTCAGCACCCACTGACAGATGTTGGCCTGGAAAAATTCCTTGCTGATTATCAAAAATCCCAAAAATAA